The Streptomyces sp. NL15-2K genome contains a region encoding:
- a CDS encoding zinc-dependent alcohol dehydrogenase family protein encodes MKAAVIESVGRAVVAEVPDPTPGPREVVVEVAACGLCGTDLHILQGEFAPKLPIVPGHEFAGEVVGVGTQVTELSVGDRVAVDPSLYCYECRYCRTGHNNLCERWAAIGVSTAGGAAQYAVAPVANCVKLPEHVRTQDAALVEPLSCAVRGYDVLRSRLGAHVLIYGSGTMGLMMLELAKRTGAASVDVVDVNPSRLETAHRLGVSATAANADELDRPQGWDVVVDATGNAAAIQDGLERVAKAGTFLQFGVADYATRVTIDPYRIYNQEITITGSMAVLHSFERAAELFANGVLDPGVFISDRIPLERYPEALEQFAAGVGRKIVVVP; translated from the coding sequence ATGAAGGCTGCCGTCATCGAGTCCGTGGGCAGGGCCGTCGTCGCCGAGGTCCCGGACCCGACGCCAGGACCGCGCGAGGTCGTCGTCGAGGTGGCAGCCTGCGGCCTGTGCGGGACGGATCTGCACATCCTGCAGGGCGAGTTCGCCCCGAAGCTGCCGATCGTGCCCGGCCACGAGTTCGCGGGCGAGGTGGTCGGCGTCGGCACCCAGGTCACGGAGCTGTCGGTGGGCGACCGGGTCGCGGTGGACCCGTCGCTGTACTGCTACGAGTGCCGCTACTGCCGTACGGGCCACAACAACCTCTGCGAACGCTGGGCGGCGATCGGCGTCAGCACGGCGGGCGGCGCGGCGCAGTACGCCGTGGCCCCGGTCGCGAACTGCGTGAAGCTGCCGGAGCACGTCCGCACGCAGGACGCGGCGCTGGTGGAACCGCTGTCCTGCGCGGTACGCGGCTACGACGTGCTGCGGTCACGCCTGGGCGCGCACGTCCTGATCTACGGCTCCGGGACGATGGGCCTGATGATGCTGGAGCTGGCCAAGCGGACGGGGGCGGCGAGCGTGGACGTGGTGGACGTCAACCCCTCCCGCCTGGAGACGGCCCACAGGCTGGGCGTCTCGGCCACGGCGGCGAACGCGGACGAGCTGGACCGCCCGCAGGGCTGGGACGTCGTGGTCGACGCGACGGGCAACGCGGCGGCGATCCAGGACGGGCTGGAGCGGGTGGCGAAGGCGGGCACGTTCCTGCAGTTCGGAGTCGCCGACTACGCGACCCGGGTCACGATCGACCCCTACCGCATCTACAACCAGGAGATCACCATCACGGGCTCCATGGCGGTCCTGCACAGCTTCGAGCGAGCGGCGGAACTGTTCGCGAACGGCGTCCTCGACCCCGGGGTCTTCATCAGCGACCGCATCCCGCTGGAGCGGTACCCGGAGGCGCTGGAGCAGTTCGCGGCGGGGGTGGGCCGGAAGATCGTGGTGGTGCCGTAA
- a CDS encoding carbohydrate ABC transporter permease: MSAIAVQNRVRGRRKGAGLGLVAWLAGIVFFLPIAWMALTSFHSEQDAATNPPSFTAALTLDGYREFFGTGGGASPWPALINSAVASVASTLFVLLLALPAAYALSIRPVKKWTDVLFFFLSTKMLPAVAGLLPIYLFAKNTDMLDNIWLLVILYTSMNLPIAVWMMQSFLAEVPVAIIEAARVDGARLPTILARVVAPIALPGIAATALICFIFSWNELLFARVLTGVVAETAPVFLTGFITSQGLFLAKVCAASLVISLPVLAAGFAAQDKLVQGLSLGAVK, encoded by the coding sequence ATGAGCGCCATCGCCGTACAGAATCGCGTGCGCGGCCGTCGTAAGGGAGCGGGCCTGGGCCTGGTGGCCTGGCTGGCGGGAATCGTGTTCTTCCTGCCCATCGCCTGGATGGCCCTGACCTCCTTCCACTCGGAGCAGGACGCGGCGACCAACCCGCCGTCCTTCACCGCCGCCCTGACCCTGGACGGCTACCGCGAGTTCTTCGGCACGGGCGGCGGCGCGAGCCCCTGGCCGGCGCTGATCAACTCGGCGGTGGCCTCGGTGGCGTCGACGCTCTTCGTGCTGCTGCTGGCCCTCCCGGCGGCCTACGCACTGTCGATCCGCCCGGTGAAGAAATGGACGGACGTCCTGTTCTTCTTCCTGTCGACGAAGATGCTCCCCGCGGTGGCCGGCCTGCTGCCGATCTATCTCTTCGCCAAGAACACCGACATGCTGGACAACATCTGGCTGCTGGTCATCCTCTACACCTCCATGAACCTGCCGATCGCGGTGTGGATGATGCAGTCCTTCCTGGCCGAGGTCCCCGTGGCGATCATCGAGGCGGCACGCGTGGACGGCGCACGCCTGCCGACTATCCTCGCGCGGGTGGTGGCCCCCATCGCCCTCCCCGGCATCGCCGCCACAGCCCTGATCTGCTTCATCTTCAGCTGGAACGAACTGCTCTTCGCGAGGGTGCTGACCGGTGTGGTGGCGGAAACAGCCCCCGTCTTCCTGACCGGCTTCATCACCAGCCAGGGCCTGTTCCTGGCGAAGGTGTGCGCCGCGTCGCTCGTCATCTCCCTGCCGGTGCTCGCCGCGGGGTTCGCCGCCCAGGACAAACTCGTCCAGGGCCTGTCGTTGGGAGCCGTGAAATGA